From Felis catus isolate Fca126 chromosome B4, F.catus_Fca126_mat1.0, whole genome shotgun sequence:
GGAACAAGCAGAGGGAGgctgagaaggaagggaaagctGGCCGATTCCTGGTCCCGGCGTGGCGGTTGTCAACAGAAATCTGCCATTAGGATGTGACCCTGTAAATGGGCACGGGAGCCCCTGGAAGTACAGGGACCTGACTCCcaacgaccccccccccccaacacaagGCTCACTCAAGCACTCCCGGGAACGGCCAGGCGCTGGGTAAGCCCACGTCTCCCCCACGCCCAGAGCTCTCAGCAACCTCGTTAGTCTGCCGTAGCCATAAATGAACGTACCCACCTGTGCGCTCAGCCATCGGTGCCCACCGAGTGCACGCAAGTGCATCCCTCGGGATTGCGGGGGCGATCGCGGCCGGCTCGAGGGATCCCGCCGACCGGCCGCGGCGAGTGGAGGGGGCGCTTCCCGATGCGGGCGCTCATCCCGCGGTCCTCCCATGTCGGCCATTTATTGTCCTGTGTGCGAGCGGCGTTCGCCAAGCTTCAGCTTGGCCAGAGTTAGTGAAATCAAATACTCAATAATTACTAcatgcaaaacaacaacaaccccccccctcccaaacCAGCCTGTTAAAAGAAACCAAGGAACTCTCCAGGTCTTGGGAGCAatccagagagaaaagggaaaggagtcAGAGGCTTGGCGCCGGGCTCCCGGCGGAGGCAGGCGGCCGTGACTGCTCCGGCCGAGGGGACTCACCATCCAGGCTCCGGAAGTGACCCGAATCTCCTAAAATctgtgcaaagaaaaaaaaaatgcgcTGAAGGAACCGTGTCAACGCCAGGATTCTGCCAAGTTTGGCGAGAGGGCAACTTGGTTTCCCGCAGGCGCGGAATTCCGCTAAGTGatagctggggaggggtgggggacggATCTGAGAATCGCACACTGCGAAGTTGCTCCTGGATAGCCTCACACCTGGGGTCTTTattccctcttaaaaataaaattgtaaaaaagcGTTTATGCCTTACATATGCTTGAATACCATTTCCCCTTAATAGCTAGCTGCATCAGAGAAAACACCGGTGGAAGTGAATTAATAAACAGGTCTGTGCCCACGTATATCTTTATCCACAAAACTGTAGGTCATTCCCAGACACACATATCAGCATGGGTATAAAGACAATTAAAggcttcatgttttaaaaattaaacgtAACTATGTTTCATAATCAAGGGAAATATTCTCAAAGTTTTTACAAAGATTACTTAATTATCTGGATAGGGGTATCTGAGGGCACATATCTTGTGTTAATATTTATCTAAAGTTCCCTCGACACCTAACAAAGCATCTATTATGTGCTTACTTGTCTGAAGATGATAGGTCCATAATAGAGGAGAGATAAATAAATCTGTATTACTTCTTTGGAGGGAAATTCATCAATAAGCCAAGCATTGAAAAGAGAGTTGCAAGTATTTTAAGTCACAACGCAGATGCTGGCAGAAAAGGATCTTCCTAAGGCTTCAGAGTAGGCAAGGAATTGCACAAGTCCTTCCCTCCCCATGCCTTAAGAAAGCATCTCTGCAAACCTTGAGGATGGTCTTTTGTCGCATCCATTTGTTTATGGTGGCttagaggaaggagggaaggccaCCTCTGGGGACAGCTGGAGTTGGTGGGTCCACAGAGTCTCCCCAAGCTCACGTCCTTTCCTTTAACCCCTGCCCACTCCATCAGTCCGCCCCAACTGGCACCCCTGTCATGACTAACCCGTAAATGTCTCCATGCTATACAAGCACTATACACACCCATCACAACACATGTTCCCCAGCACGGGCACTAACTGTCCAGTAGTGTCCAAAAGCCAGGACTCAACAATCAGACTCCCTGGAAATACTGAAGTTCACCAAGTATGAGGAGCATGGGGTGGTCTCTTTGCCTTGAAAGGTATTTCTTCTTATTGGAGTTAACTTTTCCCTGACTATGCAAGTAAGTGTGGTAattttggggaagagagaaaatggatgtTCCCGTTCTTTCAAATTTGATTTCGTCAACTTTGCTGAATGTACAAGGCAACACCACAactaagagagaggaaaaaagtgaTCTAAAATACTTCCCGAGGGAAGGGAAATTTgggtgagagggaggaggcagtgagGGAAGGAAAGTCTAGCAGACTCTCCCCAAGGATATCATCCTAGCGATAGTTGCCCACCAGTCACTAAAACTGCACCACATTACATCTTTTCAGGAAGATTGAATTAATTACCACCAGTTGGAATCTTGCTCCAAGGACCCAGACACTCAAACTCCCTCCTGCCTTTCTGCTCCACAGATCTCAGGCAAGGTTGGCTATTTTGACCAAGAGTGGTTtattccccccaccctgccccttttGTTGAGTCCTTGGGTCTTCACTTCCATCTTTGTTGGAGATGGgggaaattacattttctttcttttgataaaGCATCTTCTGAAGGTCCTTTAGTTACTTGTCTCCTGCTTGattcttttcaaattagaatGATGAGACTCTATGTTCTTCTGTGGCTTCTGAAAGTGTCTGGTCATGTGGAGAATGAGGCTGTAATCCATTTAGGGTGGAATATCTCCCCTTCCTCCTGATAAAATGTACATGTAccctcccccctctgcctcttAGGGTTCCACCATATTCCGCTTCCCAGCTGTGGCATTAAGGGGGTCTGTCACCTAGTTAGAGGTGAAATGTCTAACCTTTCAgctcttttatattttgtcattCTTTGGGACAGGTTTAACAGTCCACTTTGACACAGAAGAATGATGTGTTGGGGTCCACAACCCCTCCTTGtcctgagaaaaaaaaattatagcttcTGCatagcttcttttaaaataactggaaattagacagacagagagagagagagagagagggagagagactggtCAGCCTCCTTTCTAGAAGCCCCAAATCTAAACCCTAAAAGATGGAGGAAATTATTGAAAGTGATAAATGCCTTTTCCAAGCATTCGGTGTGTTGGCTTTCTGACCAAAAGGGGCCTTTGTTAGATCTCGGCAAGAAAGCCAAACCCAGCTCCCAGCAAACactcctccacctcttccccacccccctcactcccTTGTCTAACTTGAAAATGAACTTGGACTTCCCTCGCAGACAGGCCCTAAAACCAGGAGagattttatttgtctgtttctgaAGGGCTTCCTAAAAGGGGGAGgtgtttgggggggaggggatgggcacaGAGGGCTCTCTCCCACAACAGAGGATGAGGTAGGGGTAGAGGCTCTGGGGAGGTAAGAAGGGGAAGGAGATACTTTGTGAATTTCTTAACTCCATGTTAATTTTCTGAATGTCTTTTGTTGGCGGAAGGTGAGGAGAGGGCAAGTGACAGGCTGAGATGTtgctgaaagagaaaagggagtagGAGTGATGAAGATTAAAAAGGAGATAACGCTAGGGAAGGAGAAGATGAGGAGGGCTGGGAAGGGGTTCTGAGATGAGCTTGCccaggctgggagggcagggcctgggaagcAGTGGAAGAAAGAGGGCTGGGGTAGGGACCCCGGAGGCCACTGGAGGAGGTTTCCTGACAGTTCTCCATGGACAGGGCTGATCTCCCTACCCACTCCAGTGCACCACCAGGAAGGGTCTACAATTGTGGGCAGGCTGGAGGAGAATCCAGGAAAAGATCGGTGATAAGAGCTTGAACCCGAACTCCTGTGTGGATCTTTGCAGGACCAGACAGGGATGTTTGATATGGCTCCCCAAACTCGGGGCCATCACCAAAGGTCCTAAGTTGGCAGCAGAAGGGAGTGGATTTCCCTCATGTCTAAAAGAGGGAAGTGAATGGGGTCTTGAGCAAGGCAAGTTTGGGTTTGAGAATGGAAAACCTAGAAACTAGGAGCAAAGTGATGCCTGGCCATCTTGGTCTCATCCTCCCTCAagctgggggcccagggagggagaatagaaatggaagataCCAGGATGGAAGCCACTGTCCAGGAGGTGAGTTCCCATACTGGGAGGAGAGGTCTGGGTGGCCCTTTTCTGAGGCCAGGCAGTGGgggtggaaaaaataaagtagaggAGGTTCCAGAAGGATCCAGGTGCCTGGGAGGTGGCATTTGTGTCTCCATACTCCTTGGGTCATCCCAAACCTTCCAGAGCCCAGAGAGGTGGAcggaaaaaggagaggagaagactGGGCTGGGCCAGGGAGCTTCAGGGTCAGTCACTTGTCTTTCCTTCTTCACCTGCTTCACCTTTGCAACCCACCAGGAATTTTCTCTGCATGTGTCTCACTCAGACACACACTCAGGGGTGCCTTCCCATAGGCCTTCTCTGACTCCCCAAACCCTTCCTGTATGTGGCCTCTCCATCCAGAACGTCCCTTTCTTTCCTGGatagttcaagccctatgtcctCTGTCATCCACAAATCTCCTTTTCCATTCTACAGCCCAGCCCGTGTTCTGGACAGGAAAGGGCCCCCCAAACTATGCCCGCCCACCAAGGCCCCAAGTCTGGGCCAGAATCCAGACCCCATGGTGGTGAGGCTCTTTGTTCTCCAGCAGCCTCAacccaccccctcctttttttaaactggaatttctcccataaaaaaaaaaaaaaacccacgggggggggggggcaggagctTAAGagcttcaagtttttttttttttttttttaatcctggggaatatgaaagaaacagaggaaattaaggggaaaagaaaggagaatcaACTGAGGCGTAATTTCCAGAAAGAAGAATCTGGAAACAGGGGACACGTCAACTTCattcctctccccctgctccccagcctggCATTTAAGCTACACCCAGCGCTCAAATGTGCCCTTGAAGCTTGCACCCTCCTGCCGCAGGCGCTGCCAGCTTACATCTCGGACTTTGTCTTTAATACAGTGGGCCAGGAATTCCAGCCTCAACTTCAGAAAGGCACAAACATCTGCCTCTtcatttttctagtgttttcctgGGGGAGGCGTAGGTAGCTAGGATGGGCATGCAAATGAAATGTGtatagggagagagaaacagaccagtAGAGAACATTATTTGCATACAGAGAATTTTGGCCAGAGCTAGGTGTCTTCATGAACACATTGGGTTGTGTCCACAAGGGCATGAGCTGGAACAGTGCATACAGCCTGCACACGGACCCAAATCCACGGGCCTggagcaaacacacacacacacacacacacacacacacacacgcacgcactttCACTGAGAAGGCACACTGAATATCTCCTTCGTATGTTAGAGACTTAGAAAAGAAGAATTTCAGAGTTGAGCTGTGCCTGGAACTCAGTccccagaggaagcagaggacaGAGTGGCTCCGCCGCCCAGccctaaccaaaaaaaaaaaaaaaaaaaaaaaaagtccctttgaGAAAGGGGCCCCAGAGCGGAGCCCCAGAGCGGAGCCCGGTCTTCCCGACCGGGGCCGAGGggctattttccattttcctttgatttAATGAAACGCTCCATCTTTACTCCCACACCGGCAGCTCGGCGAGAGACGGAGGAgtcccatttcttttcctttctcttgatttCCTCTAAACTTCCTCCACAGTCCAGCTCCATCGCCGCATCCACGCGGCCCGGCGGGCGAGGTGTGGCGGtgcggttgggggtgggggggttggcgAGCGCCGGGCCGAGGGTTTCAGCGCCCGGCTTTCTAGGGCGGGATCGCCTGGGAGATGTAATTACTACGTTTCCAGTGGTGCACATTCTCCTGGAGTgtttaatttggttttatttgtgtCTCAGCGagatccacattttttttttttcgggggaggagggagaagcgACCCCAGGCTTAAAGTTAATTAACCAACCAGGCTTTACTTTTCACCGCCCGCCCGAAGGCGCCTGCACAGCCGCCTCCCTCCCCGCTCCCGGCGCGCCCCTGTCGTGGAACCAGTTTCAGGCGCGAAATGTCTTGGGGAACCCAGCGGAAGAGCCGGGAATGGTTCAGAGTATGCGGACACTTCTCCGGACGCTTTTAACCCCCGTAGCCCTAGACTTTCtcttcctccagccttcccacacCCCCAGATCTCTTGGGGGGCCTACATCTTCTTTGGCTGGTCTTCTTGATGAAGGAGACTTTGGTTCCCTCTCCTCTCGTCGCTAAAATTTGGCCGCATCGTGCCCCtaataaatggaattgtaaaaTTGCCGGGTTAATTAAATCTATATCTCACTGCAATAGGAACAGTTAACGTCCTTACATAAACCTGGAAAAGAACatactattaattttatttattgctggGCCGCCCTGCACCCAGATCCTTCCCGCCGTTCTGCCCCCTACTCCCAAAGGCTGGGGGAAGCGTGTCTTTGGGTCCGGGTCCGCGGAAGAGGCGGCTGGCCTTGAGCTAGAGCATTCCTCGACTGGGGAGGGAGCCCCAGGAATGGGGTGGGCGGCTCAGGCTCTTTGTTTCTCCTGGCGGCCCCGCAGAGCCCGGTCCACGTAGCTCCGGGTTCTCCACGGGACCCAGCACTTCACAGGAGGAGAAGCCTGGGTCTCCGCACTACCTCTACACCTGCGGCTGCCAGCCGGCAGGCCTCCTCACCACCCACCCACAGCAGCAAGGCAGCAGGCCGAGGGGGCCAAGGTCACACGACCCAGTCTAGACTGGCCAGACCCTGTTTGCTCTCCTTGTTTCACCTTGACCTTGGACCCTGAGGCAGGGGAGCCAGATTCCTAGCCTAAAGCCGGCTCTCAGCGAGACCCCACCTtcccctggctcccctcctctccctccaccatcCTTGCCCTCAACACACTTTCAAGCGAAGGCAGCTTACGTTTCAAGCCTCTCTGctgtcttttcctcctcctgccaGCCCGGCCCAAAGCCTGTTTTTCAGTCGCTGAGGTGACCCTGCCGGAGGAAGATCACACTGATAAAGATTACTCGGTTCTCATCCTAACTCACCGACCCCAGGGCGCTCTCCATCGTCAAATACCACCTTCCCCTTACAGGGAGAAAGGAGGCGGCCAGTGGACCAGATCTCAGTACAAACCTGGCATCTGCTCTCAGGTTTGAGGGATCCAGTGGGTCCGGACTAGCCTGGGGCTACCGCGCGGCCCCCGCTTGTGTGCTGTCTGGACAGGAGCACCCAGCACTTAAAATCTGTGGCAgtggcagggaagagggagatgctgcagcccctctcccctcttttcctctctctctttattaCCTCTTCTCCTCAGGGAGGCCCTGTGCTGAAAGGGAACTTGGCTCAATTCCACAGAGATGCGCTCTGGAAAGGGGTGACTCTACTGATGAGCTAAATTAGGCATAGGAAACCCAAGTCTGGAGAccgggaaggaggaggggagcttTTGGGGGGGAAAACCCCAGGAAGTTGGtactaattttttctttgaaatagggGGCAATTTTTAAACATGAAGACACTCCACACTTAAAAGGAGCGACCCCAAGAAAGCGGTGGGAGCTAAACTTGGTGTTGTCCAGCTGAGAACTGTGttgatcctggctctgcccctcggCCTTCTTAGGCCGATCAGCCCAGGCCACGGAGGGCGGAGACGGGGCCCTGGGGCTTAGGTCGGTCCTTCTGGGGTCTTACTGAGTTGTGCCTGGGAAGGATCCCTCCAAAGGGGCAGCTCCGCCGCCTGTCTCGCTTCCCACGTTTCCTTTTGTACACCGATCTGAGAGTGCTTGCTCTTGTTCTCATCATGGGCTTTTTAGCTTTTCTAGACCGTATCTTTCCCCCACTCCCTACCCCCCACGCCCCTGCCCTTTTCTTTGAAAATCTCTCTGaggctttttatttctattgtacATTGAAATATCAGTCTATTCTATTGCCCTCATTTTCCTCCCTtcattctttctccattttccctgagagcatccctccaccccctccatgtagtggtgtgtgtgtctgtgtcgtGGGTTGGGGCTATCACATCCTCCCAGCCCTCTCTGCCCTGCGGTCAAGGAGCCGAAAGGGTCCCTCTCAGACAACCCGGGCTTAGGGGAAAGTGGCTGAAAGTCGGAAGTGGAAATACAATCCCGACACCAAAGTCTTGGTGCGCGGTGTCAGGTTCTTTCCCTCCGTGAGCTCCAGGGGATTATGCCAGGGCCAGAACCAGGGCTCCCCACGCCTTGCCCGCGCGCTTCCGCCTGTCtagtttatttattaagagaggaaaaaaatcagtttctccCCTATCCTTAGCCCCAACCCCAATCCAGTCCCAGGGATCgtttttttggggtggggggcggtctTCCCCACAGACGATCTAAACCTAAACCTAGAGGGAGGCGCCCAGGAACAGTCCTAGCGTCTCCAGACCCCTTTGCGTCGGCCAAATtcagcctccccctcctccctctccctccctcgggCCTGCCAGGGGGGCGTTGCCCTGTCCCTTTAAAtctcccagctccctcctctttgcccctcctgagAGCCAATCAGCAGAGACCAGTTTCCCTTTGCCCCGCCCCACCGCCAGGGGTGGGAACCCCAGGAGACCTGGCTCCGGCGTCACGTGCACCGGTCGCGTCACACGGGCGCGGGAGGGGTGCGGAGGGGAGTCGGGCGGGAGACGGCGGATTTCTTAATGAAGTGTCCCCGCATGCGTAGAGGGactgtggggagggaggtggaagcacccggaggaggaggggaggggaagggaggaaagggaggagggatgggggaggggaaaagagagcgAGGTGTCTCCCTAGCTCGCAGCCTCTGGCAAgtggagtttttaaaaagctcGAGCAGATCATGTCATGACGACTTCGCTGCTCCTGCATCCGCGCTGGCCGGAGAGCCTTATGTACGTCTATGAGGACAGCGCGGCGGAGAGCGGCAGCGGAGGAGGCGGCGGGggaggcggcggcgcgggcggcgcgggGGGCGGCTGCAGCGGAGCGAGCCCCGGCAAAGCCCCCAGCATGGACGGGCTGGGCAGCAGCTGCCCGGCCAGCCACTGCCGCGACCTGCTTCCGCACCCCGTGCTGGGCCGCCCGCCGGCTCCCCTGGGCGCCCCACAGGGCGCCGTCTACACGGACATCCCGGCCCCAGAGGCTGCGCGCCAGTGCGCCCCGCCGCCGGCGCCCCCCACCTCGTCCAGCGCCACCCTGGGCTACGGCTACCCGTTCGGTGGCAGCTACTACGGCTGCCGCCTGTCGCACAACGTGAACCTGCAGCAAAAGCCTTGCGCCTACCACCCGGGTGATAAATACCCGGAGCCATCGGGCTCCCTGCCGGGTGACGACCTGTCCTCCAGGGCCAAGGAGTTCGCCTTCTACCCCAGCTTCGCCAGCTCCTACCAGGCGATGCCCGGCTACCTGGACGTGTCGGTGGTGCCTGGGATCAGCGGGCACCCAGAGCCGCGTCACGACGCGCTCATCCCCGTCGAAGGCTACCAGCATTGGGCTCTCTCCAACGGCTGGGACAGTCAGGTGTATTGCTCCAAGGAGCAGTCGCAGTCCGCCCACCTCTGGAAGTCTCCCTTTCCAGGTAAGGAAGGGGCCCGAGCGCCGCCGTCGCCAGggacccctccccgccccgcctgcCCCGGGGCTCCGCGCCTCAGCCACCCCCGCCGTCTGGCTCCGGCGCGCCGGCTCTGCTGGGCTGCCGATGGAGCCGGCCCGGCGAGCTGCGCTGAGGAATGCGCCGGGGAAGAAATCTGCTCCGACACGTTCCCCGGAGCTGCCCGGCCGAGAGTGAAGCAATCACAGGCGCCCGATCGCCGGGCCGCCGGCTCGGCTCTGGTAGGGAGctcgcctcctcctcccccagcctgctCCAGTCTCACGCGCGGCTCTTGGCCCCCCGTAGCCCGCTTCCAGccaggaatgggggtggggtgggccttGGGTGCTTTGGAATCTGAAACCACCAGGACAAAACCCTCAACTCACcgaaaaattgggggggggggggtggataagAACTACCTCGCCTGAATTTTCAAGATCGTTCAGGCACTagacaggtttttttgtttttgttttttttttggataggGGTCTAATTTGCCTGTTCtaaagaaatgcagaatattttctttcattgatttattttaagaattcgGCCACGAATGCCCCGATCATGAAGGGATCCCAACTAAAATCTCTAGAGAGGGTGTAGAGAAAAGGGAGTTTGCGTCTCTCTCCAGGGATACAaaat
This genomic window contains:
- the HOXC13 gene encoding homeobox protein Hox-C13, which gives rise to MTTSLLLHPRWPESLMYVYEDSAAESGSGGGGGGGGGAGGAGGGCSGASPGKAPSMDGLGSSCPASHCRDLLPHPVLGRPPAPLGAPQGAVYTDIPAPEAARQCAPPPAPPTSSSATLGYGYPFGGSYYGCRLSHNVNLQQKPCAYHPGDKYPEPSGSLPGDDLSSRAKEFAFYPSFASSYQAMPGYLDVSVVPGISGHPEPRHDALIPVEGYQHWALSNGWDSQVYCSKEQSQSAHLWKSPFPDVVPLQPEVSSYRRGRKKRVPYTKVQLKELEKEYAASKFITKEKRRRISATTNLSERQVTIWFQNRRVKEKKVVSKSKAPHLHST